A region from the Oncorhynchus tshawytscha isolate Ot180627B linkage group LG26, Otsh_v2.0, whole genome shotgun sequence genome encodes:
- the LOC112225286 gene encoding toll-like receptor 8, which translates to MDATTCWLQLAPLFLYHFLVPTSCHWMPRQFPCDVTVNTTNTTDDIIFNCEERRLKNVPVGITRNVTVLDLSENNIRNVSLDAFSNLENLTLLNLNCVNKNGDTHIAEGAFKNLTNLQDLRLNGNGLINIPQILPLILDKLMLDNNKINFSNMSNLVGIQHVKELYLSKNCYYWNPCETDFTIGYGTFSVLTKLKVLMLAYNNLTRVPKGLPSSIQELHLDSNKIQQIAEDDFLGLTHLTILELQGNCPRCSNAPYPCVPCPNDSLDIHPHAFHGLTQLQTLHLAGNSLRFINNSWFESLNNLTHLFLSYNYLTNTITSGTFFSYLPKLEKIDLSFNYDLLAYPETLELSKNFSQLVSLTTLHIMGFVFREIHLETLRPLYELKRLSVLNIGTNFIVRSDSHIFNKFSNSSLKVIYLAENRLYPISVNESPGCGTGGNLKSVLYTSPLTGYYSNSRDFSYGINHNLVKPECFISGRVLVLSSNNLFFISPKQFEGYGDIACLNLSRNGFSAALNGTEFTSLPNLKYLDLSFNKIDLAYDNAFKELKKLEILDLSYNSHYFEVSGVTHNLNFLKNLPTLKVLNMSHNNIFTLTTKQMTSTSLKELQFQHNLLATLWKEGDDSYNSLFKKLTNLTYLDISFNSIEKIPSKVYENIPYTLQKLCISHNSLCHFDWDKLAGFQQLNFLDLSYNSLFHVSANLSNFTDTLQILDLSHNQIFQLSRGFLRGAQSLQILDLSYNQLTIINKTTFLSGPENYMKTLSLQGNPFQCTCDLLEFILWIKDNKNVEIPRLASEVTCNMPAKMRGQPMILFNIKECNEDNIAFLIYSLSTSLIMFTVVITMAGHVFYWDASYILYYLRAKLKGYHSLKSTTTDNLYDAFVTYDTRDPLVSDWVLNQLRVQLEERGERHLPLCLEERDWAPGVPLIDNLFQSIRQSRKTVFVLTEAYIRTGNFRMAVYLAHQRLLDENIDVIVLVLLEPVLQHSHFLLLRRRLCGRSVLEWPQSAAAETWFWQHLRNAVRLDNQVMYNKIYSRYFTSK; encoded by the exons ATG GATGCTACCACCTGCTGGTTACAGTTGGCTCCATTGTTCCTATACCACTTCCTGGTACCTACCTCATGTCATTGGATGCCACGGCAGTTTCCATGTGACGTTACGGTCAATACTACCAATACCACGGATGACATCATATTTAATTGTGAGGAGCGTCGACTGAAAAATGTACCTGTTGGCATCACCAGGAATGTGACCGTGCTGGACCTATCAGAAAACAACATCAGAAATGTATCTCTTGATGCATTTTCTAATCTGGAGAACCTGACCCTTCTCAATCTCAACTGTGTCAACAAAAATGGTGACACACACATCGCCGAAGGTGCCTTCAAGAATCTGACAAACCTGCAGGACCTAAGGCTTAATGGCAATGGCCTCATCAACATTCCTCAAATTCTCCCACTCATTCTGGACAAACTCATGCTGGACAATAACAAGATCAATTTCTCGAATATGAGCAACCTTGTCGGTATACAACATGTGAAGGAGCTGTACTTATCCAAAAATTGCTATTACTGGAATCCCTGTGAGACTGACTTTACTATTGGATATGGCACCTTCTCAGTATTGACTAAGTTGAAGGTTTTGATGTTGGCCTATAATAATTTAACTCGTGTCCCAAAAGGACTGCCAAGCTCTATACAAGAATTACACCTCGATTCGAACAAGATACAGCAAATTGCTGAGGATGATTTCCTTGGACTAACCCATCTAACAATCCTGGAATTACAGGGAAACTGTCCACGATGCTCCAATGCTCCATATCCTTGTGTTCCCTGTCCTAATGATTCTCTGGATATTCATCCTCATGCATTTCATGGTCTTACACAGTTACAGACACTGCACCTAGCAGGCAACTCACTTCGTTTCATCAATAACTCCTGGTTTGAGAGCTTGAACAATCTCACACATCTGTTCCTGTCTTATAATTACTTAACAAATACTATCACCAGTGGAACCTTTTTTAGCTATCTACCAAAGCTAGAAAAGATTGATTTGTCATTTAATTATGATTTGCTTGCCTACCCTGAAACCCTCGAGCTTTCAAAAAACTTTTCACAATTGGTGTCTCTTACAACGTTACACATAATGGGTTTTGTTTTCAGGGAAATTCATTTAGAAACACTCAGACCGCTTTATGAACTCAAGCGTCTTTCAGTGTTGAACATCGGAACTAACTTTATTGTTCGATCTGATTCCCACATATTCAACAAATTCTCAAACTCAAGTCTCAAAGTCATATATCTTGCGGAGAACAGGCTTTATCCAATTTCAGTGAATGAGTCCCCAGGTTGTGGCACAGGCGGCAACTTAAAGTCGGTGTTGTACACGTCGCCACTGACTGGATATTATTCCAATTCAAGGGACTTTTCTTACGGAATAAATCACAACCTTGTGAAGCCAGAATGCTTTATCTCTGGTCGAGTGCTGGTCCTTAGTTCAAATAATCTCTTTTTCATTTCTCCAAAGCAATTTGAGGGCTATGGTGACATTGCATGTCTAAACTTATCAAGAAATGGATTTTCAGCAGCATTGAACGGGACAGAGTTCACCTCATTACCAAACCTAAAATATCTCGACCTGTCCTTTAACAAGATTGACCTGGCCTATGACAATGCCTTCAAGGAATTAAAGAAACTCGAAATATTAGACCTAAGTTACAACAGCCACTATTTTGAAGTGTCTGGTGTGACACATAATTTAAATTTTTTGAAAAATCTACCGACTTTGAAAGTATTGAATATGTCACACAATAACATTTTTACATTAACCACTAAGCAGATGACAAGCACATCTTTAAAAGAGCTTCAATTTCAACACAATTTGTTGGCTACATTAtggaaagagggggatgactcATACAACAGCCTTTTTAAAAAGCTGACGAATTTGACCTATCTGGATATTTCATTTAACAGCATTGAGAAGATCCCATCAAAAGTCTATGAAAACATACCATATACCCTTCAAAAACTATGTATTAGTCATAATTCACTCTGCCATTTTGATTGGGATAAACTGGCAGGTTTTCAACAACTGAATTTCCTGGATCTAAGCTACAATTCTTTATTTCATGTGTCAGCAAATCTCTCAAACTTCACAGACACACTTCAGATTCTTGACTTAAGCCACAATCAGATATTTCAACTCTCTCGTGGATTTCTTAGGGGTGCTCAAAGCCTTCAGATACTTGACCTCAGCTACAACCAACTGACTATCATCAACAAGACCACCTTCCTATCGGGCCCTGAAAACTACATGAAAACCTTGTCCTTGCAAGGTAATCCATTCCAGTGTACCTGTGATTTACTAGAATTCATCCTGTGGATAAAAGATAACAAAAACGTGGAGATCCCCAGACTGGCCAGTGAGGTGACCTGCAACATGCCAGCCAAAATGAGAGGCCAACCAATGATACTGTTTAACATTAAAGAATGCAACGAGGACAACATAGCCTTCCTGATTTACTCCCTCTCCACTTCCTTGATCATGTTCACTGTGGTCATCACTATGGCAGGGCATGTGTTTTATTGGGATGCCTCCTATATTCTATACTATCTGAGGGCAAAGCTGAAGGGCTACCATTCGTTGAAGTCAACAACAACAGACAATCTCTATGATGCCTTTGTTACCTACGACACCAGAGACCCGTTGGTGTCAGACTGGGTACTGAACCAACTGCGGGTGCAgctggaagagaggggggagagacacctgcctctctgtctggagGAACGAGACTGGGCCCCCGGGGTCCCCCTAATAGACAACCTCTTCCAGAGCATTCGACAGAGCCGCAAGACTGTCTTTGTGCTGACCGAGGCTTACATCAGGACTGGGAACTTCAGGATGGCTGTGTACCTGGCCCACCAGAGGTTGCTGGATGAGAACATAGATGTGATTGTGTTGGTTCTCCTGGAACCCGTGCTGCAGCACTCTCACTTCCTCCTTCTGCGGCGGCGTCTGTGTGGAAGGAGTGTTCTAGAGTGGCCCCAGTCTGCAGCCGCTGAGACCTGGTTCTGGCAGCACCTAAGGAACGCTGTCAGGTTAGACAACCAGGTGATGTACAACAAGATCTACTCCAGGTACTTCACCAGCAAGTAG